A part of Larkinella insperata genomic DNA contains:
- a CDS encoding bestrophin family protein, which yields MFTTKRVPFTILFPFTWRAVLLFLSYSFLICFLYDEMDWKFLAIPFVPVATIGTAVAFYVGFKNNSSYDRLWEARRIWGSITNASRSWAIMVLDYISTQHSAHTLTDSELQQIRKDLIYRHLAYITALRVQLRQKPVWELHHNPAHEVVERIEAFRQCSLDKELSRFLPLNEIESLIRHPNPATFLMRQQSAQLRDLRENGLLSDFHHVDLERMLVEFYNQQGACERIKSFPFPRQYAFFSYVFTWLFIFVLPYGLLTEMAKVGNWHVWLTVPFFTIIAWIFNTMEIVGDTSENPFENSINDVPMTAICRNIEIDLRDMLAETDLPKRVQAINNILM from the coding sequence ATGTTCACTACCAAACGCGTTCCATTCACTATTCTGTTTCCATTTACCTGGCGGGCTGTTCTGCTTTTTCTGAGTTATTCCTTCCTGATCTGTTTTCTTTACGATGAAATGGACTGGAAGTTCCTTGCCATTCCGTTTGTTCCCGTCGCCACGATCGGTACGGCGGTGGCTTTCTACGTCGGCTTCAAAAACAATTCATCGTACGACCGGCTCTGGGAAGCCCGTCGGATCTGGGGCAGCATCACCAACGCCAGCCGGTCGTGGGCCATCATGGTTCTGGATTACATCTCTACCCAGCACTCGGCTCATACGCTGACGGACAGCGAGTTGCAGCAGATTCGAAAAGACCTGATTTACCGGCATCTGGCGTATATCACGGCGCTGCGGGTGCAGCTTCGCCAGAAACCGGTTTGGGAGCTGCACCACAACCCGGCGCACGAAGTCGTTGAGCGCATTGAGGCCTTCCGGCAGTGCAGTCTGGACAAGGAGCTGAGCCGGTTTTTACCGCTGAACGAAATCGAAAGCCTGATCCGTCACCCCAATCCAGCCACGTTTCTGATGCGCCAGCAGTCGGCCCAGCTCCGGGACCTGCGCGAAAACGGTCTGCTCAGCGACTTTCACCACGTTGATCTGGAGCGGATGCTGGTCGAATTTTACAACCAGCAGGGGGCCTGCGAACGCATCAAATCCTTTCCGTTTCCCCGCCAGTACGCCTTTTTCAGTTACGTTTTTACCTGGCTGTTCATCTTCGTGCTGCCCTACGGTCTACTAACCGAAATGGCAAAAGTGGGCAACTGGCACGTCTGGCTGACGGTACCGTTTTTCACCATCATCGCCTGGATTTTCAACACGATGGAAATTGTGGGCGACACCAGCGAAAACCCGTTTGAAAACAGCATCAACGACGTTCCGATGACGGCCATCTGCCGCAACATCGAAATCGACCTGCGCGACATGCTCGCGGAAACCGATTTACCCAAACGCGTTCAGGCCATCAATAACATTCTGATGTAA
- a CDS encoding ThuA domain-containing protein → MKTKRRAFLQQTSGLLGFSGLLGLTGNEALANSLTSLSAKADKPYVVFVTGDHEYSSELTLPLLAAELEKNYGMRTKVLKSVPDYAGEKDIPGLEALREADLAVFYLRWRLLPQEQLDYIDEYLKSGKPVVGFRTTTHAFNYPEGDPRQRWNAFGEFAFGSPPGWGGAAKHTHYGHNSTTDVTIVPEAAKNPILNGVAPSFHVASWLYRVKPNYPAQGSTPLLMGKSVNADKAAIENPVAWTWKNQWGGRAFMTTMGHPEDFQVESFQHLVVNSIHWALNKPIPKKWKGKMDINVPYGHPK, encoded by the coding sequence ATGAAAACCAAACGCAGAGCTTTTTTGCAACAGACCTCCGGCTTGCTGGGCTTTTCCGGCCTGCTGGGTCTGACCGGAAACGAAGCCCTCGCCAACAGTCTGACCTCTCTTTCCGCCAAGGCTGACAAACCGTACGTTGTTTTTGTCACGGGCGACCACGAATACAGCAGCGAACTAACCTTGCCGTTGCTGGCTGCCGAACTCGAAAAAAATTACGGAATGCGGACGAAGGTTCTGAAATCCGTGCCCGACTACGCCGGGGAGAAAGACATTCCCGGTCTGGAAGCTCTGCGCGAAGCTGATCTGGCAGTTTTTTACCTGCGCTGGCGGTTGCTTCCGCAGGAACAGTTGGATTACATTGACGAATACCTGAAATCCGGCAAACCCGTGGTCGGTTTCCGGACCACTACGCACGCCTTTAACTACCCCGAGGGAGATCCCCGCCAACGCTGGAACGCCTTCGGTGAGTTTGCGTTTGGGAGTCCGCCGGGCTGGGGGGGCGCGGCCAAACACACGCACTACGGCCACAACAGCACCACCGACGTAACGATCGTTCCGGAAGCGGCCAAGAACCCGATTCTGAACGGGGTAGCGCCGTCGTTCCACGTTGCCTCCTGGCTCTACCGCGTCAAGCCCAATTATCCGGCCCAGGGATCAACGCCCCTGCTGATGGGCAAATCCGTTAACGCCGACAAAGCCGCGATTGAGAACCCCGTGGCCTGGACCTGGAAAAACCAGTGGGGCGGCCGGGCGTTCATGACGACGATGGGACACCCGGAAGATTTTCAGGTTGAATCGTTCCAGCATCTGGTGGTCAACAGCATTCACTGGGCGCTGAACAAGCCGATTCCGAAGAAATGGAAAGGCAAAATGGATATCAATGTGCCGTACGGCCATCCCAAATAA
- a CDS encoding RagB/SusD family nutrient uptake outer membrane protein: MKRNLKTVGQWMLCTALMLSGASCSDFLEESDQSNFTVENYFTKPEHATSAVNSIYDALKTTTGGGFGGAPWMMLEFATGLANTELGQAVNSIFVRNLVNNSDNEYGRVYWVSSYKGIGNANLAIAKIPGISMDETAKKKVLGEARFLRAWYYYNLVRIFGKVPLITEPVGLTSENLYPEAATEEAVYNLIVADLTEAEASGLPYLDKSGRVSLGAVKSLLASVYLTMAGYPLQKGADYYKKAADKANEVITSNQYSLFPSYDDLHDPSKKNTGENIFMVQFAANIQPSNWQTSIIPYNQGISAYSDETGAIFANKEFVESYEKGDKRAEEKQFYYRTYTLSDNRSQTVDLGGYYIYKHFDTAAQLTTTSSDLNWPLMRYAEILLIYAEAQNEVSGPTPEAYEAVNKIRRRANLPNLTGLTKEQLREAVWRERWYELSFENKTWFDMVRLRKAFNVTTKSFENYVGHKFSYGPVLKERELLFPIPTAEIRNSNKLVQNPGY, from the coding sequence ATGAAACGAAACCTAAAAACCGTTGGACAATGGATGCTTTGCACGGCCCTGATGCTGAGCGGGGCCAGTTGTTCCGACTTTCTGGAAGAATCCGACCAGTCTAACTTCACGGTCGAGAACTATTTTACCAAACCCGAACACGCGACCAGCGCCGTCAATTCCATTTACGACGCTCTGAAAACCACCACCGGGGGCGGTTTTGGCGGAGCGCCCTGGATGATGCTCGAGTTTGCGACCGGGCTGGCCAACACCGAGCTAGGGCAGGCCGTCAACAGCATCTTCGTGCGCAACCTGGTCAACAACTCGGATAACGAATACGGTCGGGTGTACTGGGTCAGCAGCTACAAAGGCATCGGAAACGCCAACCTGGCCATTGCCAAAATTCCGGGTATTTCGATGGATGAAACCGCCAAGAAGAAGGTCCTGGGCGAAGCCCGGTTTCTGCGGGCCTGGTATTATTACAACCTGGTCCGGATTTTCGGTAAAGTTCCGCTCATTACCGAGCCCGTCGGATTAACGTCGGAAAACTTGTATCCGGAAGCCGCCACGGAAGAAGCCGTTTACAATTTAATCGTTGCCGATCTGACCGAAGCCGAAGCCTCCGGACTGCCGTACCTGGACAAAAGCGGTCGGGTGTCGCTGGGGGCGGTGAAGTCGCTGCTGGCGAGTGTGTACCTGACCATGGCCGGGTATCCGCTGCAAAAAGGGGCGGACTACTACAAGAAAGCCGCCGACAAGGCTAACGAAGTGATTACGTCCAACCAGTACAGCCTGTTCCCGTCGTACGATGATCTGCACGACCCGAGCAAGAAGAACACGGGCGAAAACATCTTTATGGTTCAGTTTGCCGCCAACATTCAACCGTCCAACTGGCAAACGTCCATCATTCCCTACAACCAGGGAATTTCGGCCTATTCCGATGAAACCGGGGCTATTTTCGCCAACAAAGAATTCGTTGAATCGTACGAAAAAGGCGACAAGCGGGCCGAAGAGAAGCAGTTTTACTACCGGACTTACACGCTGAGCGATAACCGCTCCCAAACCGTTGATCTGGGTGGGTATTACATCTACAAGCATTTCGACACAGCGGCTCAGCTAACCACCACCAGCAGCGATCTGAACTGGCCGCTGATGCGCTACGCGGAGATTTTGCTCATCTATGCCGAAGCCCAGAACGAGGTGAGCGGCCCCACACCGGAAGCCTACGAAGCCGTCAACAAAATCCGTCGGCGGGCGAACCTGCCCAACCTGACCGGGCTGACCAAGGAGCAGTTGCGGGAAGCGGTCTGGAGAGAACGCTGGTATGAACTGAGCTTTGAAAACAAAACCTGGTTTGACATGGTCCGGCTCCGGAAAGCGTTCAACGTAACCACGAAGAGCTTTGAAAACTACGTCGGTCACAAGTTTTCGTACGGCCCGGTTCTGAAAGAGCGCGAGTTGCTGTTTCCGATTCCCACGGCCGAAATCCGGAACAGCAACAAGCTGGTTCAGAATCCGGGTTACTAA